In a genomic window of Styela clava chromosome 11, kaStyClav1.hap1.2, whole genome shotgun sequence:
- the LOC120348202 gene encoding multiple inositol polyphosphate phosphatase 1-like isoform X1, producing MCGNFLVILFCLTTHVDAVINRHTNEKSQPYEYFNTKTLYDRVRGKLPNDHSEVPKGCNLVHIVLLSRHGSRYPGKEDYEIMKTFYDITAILNSTGNAELSFKYLQKLRNWKIWFDDTVDDETLAPTGYSEIHGITRRLAKAFPEILSKEKLDANKYRIISSNTTRTIQSSKAFLDGIFNTAKSRPNIEIDDMLLHSDQHCRKWIKSVRENLTVTVEAQKFLNSSYVSSIVEKVSKRLGIQQSHLSNELIQFLKKEGCAEQEWATGKPSPWCSVFEKPDLQVLEYYEDLENYFTKSFPHKVNYKQSCQLKNFILSALNNASSDSELLGHFLFGHSFTLMSTMTEMKLIQNDGPFTSANYLQKKNRKYRTSFYTPGSANVIFLLYECGEDKKKKLKIFMNEKFINMPLDKPAGELWDLDDALEYYRFKNQKNCQWRKICDKIDNTL from the exons atgtgtggaaaCTTTTTGGTTATTCTCTTCTGCCTGACGACGCATGTGGATGCCGTAATCAACAGACATACGAACGAGAAAAGTCAGCcatatgaatattttaatacGAAAACTTTGTATGACAGAGTGCGAGGGAAACTACCAAACGATCACAGTGAAGTCCCCAAAG GATGCAACCTGGTTCACATTGTTTTATTATCGCGTCATGGATCAAGATATCCCGGCAAAGAGGattatgaaattatgaaaaCGTTTTATGATATAACAGCAATATTAAATTCTACAGGAAATGCTGAATTATCGTTTAAATATCTCCAG AAACTTCGAAACTGGAAAATCTGGTTTGATGACACAGTCGACGACGAAACCCTCGCTCCCACCGGATATTCAGAAATACATGGAATAACCCGCAGATTAGCAAAAGCATTCCCTGAAATTCTGTCCAAAGAAAAACTTGATGCAAATAAATACAG AATTATATCATCCAATACGACAAGAACAATACAGTCCTCAAAAGCATTTCTCGACGGAATATTCAATACGGCAAAATCGAGACCTAACATTGAAATTGACGATATGCTTTTGCATTCGGACCAACATTGCAGAAAATGGATAAAATCAGTCAGGGAAAATTTAACAGTGACAGTCGAGGCCCAAAAGTTTTTAAATA GTTCGTATGTTTCTTCAATTGTTGAAAAAGTGTCGAAGCGACTTGGAATTCAACAATCTCATCTATCAAACGAACTaatacaatttttgaaaaaggAAGGATGCGCTGAACAGGAATGGGCAACTGGAAAGCCAAGTCCGTGGTGCTCAGTTTTCGAGAAACCCGATCTACAAG TTCTTGAATACTATGAAGATTTAGAGAATTACTTCACCAAGAGCTTTCCTCATAAAGTCAACTACAAGCAAAGTTGCCAATTGAAAAACTTCATATTATCTGCGCTGAACAACGCGTCGTCTGACAGTGAATTACTTGGTCATTTTTTATTTGGCCATTCCTTCACGTTAATGTCTACAATGACTGAAATGAAACTCATACAG AATGATGGTCCTTTTACAAGTGCTAACTACTTACAGAAGAAAAACAGGAAGTACAGAACTTCATTTTACACGCCTGGTTCCGCAAACGTGATATTTCTTTTATATGAATGTGGAG AAGATAAAAAGAAGAAGTTGAAAATATTCATGAATGAGAAATTTATTAACATGCCGCTCGATAAACCAGCCGGAGAACTATGGGACTTAGACGATGCCCTTGAATATTATcgtttcaaaaatcaaaaaaattgtcaatggAGAAAAATTTGTGACAAAATAGATAATACATTATGA
- the LOC120348202 gene encoding multiple inositol polyphosphate phosphatase 1-like isoform X2 has product MCGNFLVILFCLTTHVDAVINRHTNEKSQPYEYFNTKTLYDRVRGKLPNDHSEVPKGCNLVHIVLLSRHGSRYPGKEDYEIMKTFYDITAILNSTGNAELSFKYLQKLRNWKIWFDDTVDDETLAPTGYSEIHGITRRLAKAFPEILSKEKLDANKYRIISSNTTRTIQSSKAFLDGIFNTAKSRPNIEIDDMLLHSDQHCRKWIKSVRENLTVTVEAQKFLNSSYVSSIVEKVSKRLGIQQSHLSNELIQFLKKEGCAEQEWATGKPSPWCSVFEKPDLQVLEYYEDLENYFTKSFPHKVNYKQSCQLKNFILSALNNASSDSELLGHFLFGHSFTLMSTMTEMKLIQKKNRKYRTSFYTPGSANVIFLLYECGEDKKKKLKIFMNEKFINMPLDKPAGELWDLDDALEYYRFKNQKNCQWRKICDKIDNTL; this is encoded by the exons atgtgtggaaaCTTTTTGGTTATTCTCTTCTGCCTGACGACGCATGTGGATGCCGTAATCAACAGACATACGAACGAGAAAAGTCAGCcatatgaatattttaatacGAAAACTTTGTATGACAGAGTGCGAGGGAAACTACCAAACGATCACAGTGAAGTCCCCAAAG GATGCAACCTGGTTCACATTGTTTTATTATCGCGTCATGGATCAAGATATCCCGGCAAAGAGGattatgaaattatgaaaaCGTTTTATGATATAACAGCAATATTAAATTCTACAGGAAATGCTGAATTATCGTTTAAATATCTCCAG AAACTTCGAAACTGGAAAATCTGGTTTGATGACACAGTCGACGACGAAACCCTCGCTCCCACCGGATATTCAGAAATACATGGAATAACCCGCAGATTAGCAAAAGCATTCCCTGAAATTCTGTCCAAAGAAAAACTTGATGCAAATAAATACAG AATTATATCATCCAATACGACAAGAACAATACAGTCCTCAAAAGCATTTCTCGACGGAATATTCAATACGGCAAAATCGAGACCTAACATTGAAATTGACGATATGCTTTTGCATTCGGACCAACATTGCAGAAAATGGATAAAATCAGTCAGGGAAAATTTAACAGTGACAGTCGAGGCCCAAAAGTTTTTAAATA GTTCGTATGTTTCTTCAATTGTTGAAAAAGTGTCGAAGCGACTTGGAATTCAACAATCTCATCTATCAAACGAACTaatacaatttttgaaaaaggAAGGATGCGCTGAACAGGAATGGGCAACTGGAAAGCCAAGTCCGTGGTGCTCAGTTTTCGAGAAACCCGATCTACAAG TTCTTGAATACTATGAAGATTTAGAGAATTACTTCACCAAGAGCTTTCCTCATAAAGTCAACTACAAGCAAAGTTGCCAATTGAAAAACTTCATATTATCTGCGCTGAACAACGCGTCGTCTGACAGTGAATTACTTGGTCATTTTTTATTTGGCCATTCCTTCACGTTAATGTCTACAATGACTGAAATGAAACTCATACAG AAGAAAAACAGGAAGTACAGAACTTCATTTTACACGCCTGGTTCCGCAAACGTGATATTTCTTTTATATGAATGTGGAG AAGATAAAAAGAAGAAGTTGAAAATATTCATGAATGAGAAATTTATTAACATGCCGCTCGATAAACCAGCCGGAGAACTATGGGACTTAGACGATGCCCTTGAATATTATcgtttcaaaaatcaaaaaaattgtcaatggAGAAAAATTTGTGACAAAATAGATAATACATTATGA